A window of Shewanella mesophila contains these coding sequences:
- the xerD gene encoding site-specific tyrosine recombinase XerD: MTESQRPYQADPLIEPFLDDLWSRKGLSDNTLQAYRSDLCHFDKFVQKQHRQLLDVGQELIRDYLSARFEQGFAKTSSARLISSLRAFYKHLVAKKLIDVDPVVMIKQPKLARKLPDSLSEADVDRLLSEPNIDDPIECRDRAMLELLYASGLRVSELVGLTMDQMSLRQGLVRIVGKGSKERLVPLGEMAVSEIEQYLASARFDLLKGKSSDVVFPSKRGTMMTRQTFWHRIKLYALRAGIAVHLSPHTLRHAFATHLLNHGADLRVVQLLLGHSDLSTTQIYTHVAKARLAQLHQQHHPRG, from the coding sequence GTGACTGAATCTCAGCGGCCCTACCAAGCCGATCCTTTAATTGAGCCATTTCTCGACGATTTATGGTCACGAAAAGGATTAAGCGACAATACCCTGCAAGCTTATCGCAGCGATCTTTGTCATTTCGATAAGTTTGTGCAGAAACAGCATCGGCAGCTGCTTGATGTTGGTCAGGAATTAATTCGAGATTATCTTAGCGCACGATTTGAACAAGGATTTGCTAAAACCAGCAGTGCTCGGTTGATCAGCAGTCTGCGGGCCTTTTATAAGCACCTTGTGGCTAAAAAGCTTATCGATGTCGATCCTGTAGTCATGATTAAACAGCCTAAGCTTGCTAGGAAATTGCCCGATTCGCTCAGTGAGGCGGATGTCGATAGATTACTTAGCGAACCGAATATTGATGATCCTATTGAATGCCGAGATAGAGCCATGCTGGAGCTACTTTATGCCAGCGGATTACGGGTATCAGAACTTGTCGGCTTAACCATGGATCAGATGAGTCTGCGTCAGGGGCTGGTGCGAATTGTCGGTAAAGGAAGTAAAGAGCGGTTAGTGCCCTTAGGTGAAATGGCGGTTAGTGAAATTGAGCAATATTTAGCCTCGGCGCGGTTCGATTTACTTAAGGGTAAGAGTAGTGATGTTGTGTTCCCATCGAAACGCGGCACTATGATGACCCGACAAACCTTTTGGCATCGGATTAAGCTCTATGCATTGCGAGCGGGCATCGCTGTACATCTATCACCGCATACTTTGCGCCATGCATTTGCGACGCACCTGCTTAACCATGGTGCGGATCTCCGAGTCGTGCAGCTGCTGTTAGGCCATAGTGATCTATCCACGACTCAAATCTATACCCATGTGGCGAAAGCGAGATTAGCACAACTGCATCAACAGCATCATCCAAGAGGTTAA
- the brnQ gene encoding branched-chain amino acid transport system II carrier protein gives MSFTDTLGLGFMTFAFFLGAGNLIFPPLAGFLAGENMSLAMLGFLLTAVTLPLITLIAVAKANGKVMGLLPAFAATLFAISIYIIIGPAFAAPRAGLVAYEMGYKPFIADSSSTFELAGIVLNSSQLLYTIIFFGLAMVLSLFPGKLLDSVGKILTPIMILLLVGLAVSVLVLPGSDVGLAVGEYQSNPLTKGILEGYNTMDTLASLIFGMLIIDILRKKGIDSPKEQTKYLVRAALIAAAGLAFVYISLFYLGASAGDLAAGADNGGIILTNYVNMHFGDLGQLLLAMVVTLACLTTVVGLVSACAEYFNELMPTLSYRLLAVVMSLACAVVANVGLAQLINISIPVLVTVYPVAIALVAVTYLTEYFSRPALAHRVVLSVALLFGLIDGMKAAGLDMSAFQNMPLHAEGMAWLLPTAFTIFICLMVKGPKAEAVLN, from the coding sequence ATGAGTTTCACCGATACATTAGGTTTAGGCTTTATGACCTTTGCCTTTTTCTTAGGCGCTGGGAACCTTATCTTTCCACCGTTAGCGGGTTTTTTAGCGGGTGAAAATATGTCACTGGCGATGCTTGGATTCTTGCTCACAGCGGTGACATTGCCGCTGATCACCTTGATTGCCGTTGCAAAGGCTAACGGTAAGGTGATGGGATTATTGCCTGCGTTTGCTGCCACACTGTTTGCTATCTCAATCTATATTATTATTGGCCCTGCTTTTGCTGCGCCGCGTGCTGGCTTAGTTGCTTATGAGATGGGTTACAAGCCGTTTATTGCCGATAGTAGTTCGACTTTTGAGCTGGCTGGGATTGTGCTCAATAGCTCACAGTTACTGTATACCATCATCTTTTTTGGGCTTGCCATGGTGTTATCACTTTTTCCAGGTAAGTTACTCGATAGCGTAGGCAAAATCTTAACCCCTATCATGATTTTACTGCTGGTTGGCCTTGCTGTTTCTGTGCTGGTTTTGCCGGGTTCGGATGTGGGCCTCGCCGTCGGTGAATATCAATCTAACCCTCTCACCAAAGGTATTCTAGAGGGCTACAACACCATGGATACCTTGGCGTCATTGATCTTTGGCATGTTGATTATCGATATTTTACGTAAAAAGGGTATCGACTCACCGAAAGAACAGACCAAATATTTGGTGAGGGCTGCCTTAATTGCCGCTGCTGGTTTGGCTTTCGTGTATATCTCACTGTTCTACTTAGGTGCGAGTGCTGGCGATTTGGCTGCCGGGGCCGATAATGGCGGAATCATCCTCACTAACTATGTCAACATGCATTTTGGTGATCTTGGTCAGTTACTCTTAGCCATGGTGGTCACATTGGCCTGTTTGACCACTGTGGTGGGATTGGTGTCTGCATGTGCCGAGTACTTTAACGAGTTGATGCCGACACTTTCATATCGCTTATTAGCGGTCGTGATGAGCTTAGCCTGCGCTGTTGTCGCCAATGTTGGATTAGCTCAGTTGATCAATATCAGTATTCCAGTGCTAGTGACCGTCTACCCTGTTGCGATCGCTCTTGTGGCGGTGACCTATCTGACCGAGTATTTTTCTAGACCCGCTCTTGCTCACCGCGTGGTGCTAAGCGTGGCGCTGCTCTTTGGGCTTATCGATGGCATGAAAGCGGCTGGATTAGATATGAGTGCATTTCAAAATATGCCACTGCATGCTGAGGGAATGGCATGGTTACTGCCAACGGCATTCACTATCTTTATCTGTTTGATGGTTAAAGGCCCTAAGGCTGAAGCGGTTCTTAATTGA
- a CDS encoding tRNA1(Val) (adenine(37)-N6)-methyltransferase, giving the protein MPFSFKQFHIDDSHCGMPVSTDGVLLGAWAPLPDAESILDIGAGSGLLSLMAAQRSAAKVTAIEIDTHAAMDCLYNINQSPWRDRIALTTQCVTQWLKTASEQYDHIICNPPYFDNGPQSNDQRRAQARHTDSLSFKMLLSTIKRLLSQDGKASLILPQPSLSRFVSLLDDYGLTLVEQVDVTSVEGKPPQRHLLLLSHRPAQPSQVKVSQLTIRTRFGEYTQEMIELTRAFYLKM; this is encoded by the coding sequence ATGCCCTTTAGCTTTAAACAGTTTCATATCGACGATAGCCATTGCGGCATGCCAGTCAGTACAGACGGTGTTCTTTTAGGAGCGTGGGCTCCTCTGCCCGATGCAGAGAGCATCCTTGATATTGGTGCTGGAAGTGGATTACTTTCTTTGATGGCAGCCCAGCGCTCTGCTGCTAAGGTCACCGCTATCGAAATTGATACTCACGCTGCAATGGATTGTCTGTATAACATCAACCAGAGCCCATGGCGTGATCGTATTGCGCTCACAACCCAATGTGTCACCCAATGGCTGAAGACAGCTAGCGAGCAGTATGACCATATTATCTGCAATCCGCCCTATTTCGATAATGGCCCACAATCTAACGATCAACGCCGCGCGCAAGCACGGCATACCGACAGTTTGAGCTTCAAGATGCTGCTAAGCACAATAAAACGACTCCTTAGCCAAGATGGCAAGGCAAGCCTTATTCTACCGCAGCCCAGTTTATCGCGATTTGTATCATTGCTTGACGATTATGGGCTGACACTCGTAGAACAGGTCGATGTAACGAGCGTGGAGGGAAAACCACCACAGCGTCACTTACTCTTGCTCAGCCACCGCCCGGCGCAGCCTAGCCAGGTTAAAGTTAGCCAGCTAACCATAAGAACGCGCTTTGGCGAGTACACCCAAGAGATGATTGAACTCACTCGGGCGTTCTACCTAAAGATGTGA
- the srmB gene encoding ATP-dependent RNA helicase SrmB yields the protein MQFEDFHLDETLLRSLKAMGHNTPTTIQQQTIPLGLEQQDILARAPTGTGKTASFLLPALQHLIDFPRRFSGQARVLILTPTRELASQVHRYASHLATDLDLDIAIITGGVPYAPQEKALSGNVDILVATPGRLMEYLDKGQFDAQEVEILVIDEADRMLDMGFTSIVQAIAIEAQGRKQNMLFSATLEGGGVSRFAQELLTNPVTIETKPPRSEKAKVHQWIHLADDKDHKFALLCSILNREDVTRAIVFVKTREVVASLEGQLKRVGIDCAFMRGDMEQKARFQALGRFTKGEVNVLLATDVAARGIDVDDISHVINFDMPRSADTYVHRIGRTARAGNKGTAISLAEAHDMRIVAKIERYIEQPLKRRIIEELRPKHKEARPPSKKKVKAGDAKKVSKKYKASKKKK from the coding sequence ATGCAATTTGAAGATTTCCATCTTGACGAGACCTTACTAAGGTCACTCAAGGCGATGGGCCATAATACGCCCACCACAATCCAGCAACAGACCATCCCACTTGGGCTTGAGCAACAAGATATTTTGGCTCGTGCACCTACAGGAACAGGGAAAACTGCAAGCTTTTTGTTGCCTGCGCTGCAACACTTAATCGACTTCCCTCGCCGCTTTTCAGGCCAAGCCCGGGTGTTGATCTTAACCCCAACCCGCGAACTTGCCAGCCAAGTGCATCGGTATGCCTCGCACCTTGCCACCGACTTAGATCTTGATATCGCCATTATTACGGGTGGTGTCCCCTATGCGCCGCAAGAAAAAGCCTTGAGTGGCAATGTCGATATTCTAGTTGCAACCCCGGGTCGCTTGATGGAGTACTTGGATAAGGGCCAATTTGACGCGCAAGAAGTCGAGATATTAGTTATCGATGAAGCCGACCGCATGCTTGATATGGGCTTCACCTCTATCGTGCAAGCTATCGCTATCGAAGCCCAAGGCCGTAAGCAGAATATGCTCTTCTCGGCGACGCTGGAAGGTGGTGGTGTCAGTCGTTTTGCACAAGAGCTGCTTACAAACCCTGTGACTATTGAGACTAAACCGCCTCGCAGCGAGAAAGCCAAAGTTCACCAATGGATCCATTTAGCCGACGATAAAGACCACAAGTTTGCACTACTTTGCAGTATCTTAAATCGTGAAGATGTGACCCGCGCCATCGTGTTTGTAAAAACCCGTGAAGTGGTTGCTAGCCTCGAAGGCCAACTAAAGCGTGTTGGCATTGACTGCGCCTTTATGCGCGGAGATATGGAACAAAAAGCACGTTTTCAAGCCTTAGGTCGATTCACCAAAGGCGAAGTTAATGTGCTGCTAGCGACAGATGTTGCAGCCAGAGGAATTGACGTCGACGATATTAGTCACGTGATTAACTTCGATATGCCTCGTAGCGCCGACACCTATGTTCACCGTATCGGTCGTACCGCTAGAGCGGGAAACAAAGGAACTGCTATCTCGTTAGCCGAAGCCCATGATATGCGCATCGTCGCAAAAATTGAGCGCTATATTGAGCAACCTTTAAAACGCCGAATTATCGAAGAGTTACGTCCTAAGCATAAAGAAGCGCGCCCACCATCAAAGAAAAAAGTCAAAGCGGGCGACGCTAAAAAGGTCAGCAAGAAATACAAAGCGAGCAAAAAGAAGAAATAA
- a CDS encoding efflux RND transporter periplasmic adaptor subunit: protein MIKKIIRRVLPPCLILIVFGGLAGLLMSTQEAPEQKEDEIPVPIVDVISVTQETASLNLPSYGVVTPKNKTQLVTEVQGRMLAISEKFVAGGIVKRGDKLAEIEPSDYQADLMQAQATLAQAKALLDEEIARGEVAKNDWDGYDSGPAPELGLRVPQLKKEQANVKFAEAALARAQRNLERTIIRAPFDGIIKARNVDLGQYVTLGTNLGELYDTRIAEIRLPLANNELAYLESIDNPDTEVTLSAELAERTVTWVGKIVRSEGVIDAENRMVYLVAEIKDPYLREQKLPGQLPLKYGSFVSAVIKGRTVDGIVKLPRYIVRGNQVAVVRNDNTLEMREVNVVRTDIESVYIKDSLADGERVSLTNINNMSTGQLVKVIGEQDNSNTDTDESKPESTLVAAGEL from the coding sequence ATGATAAAAAAAATTATACGTAGAGTTCTTCCTCCTTGTCTCATCTTGATCGTTTTTGGTGGTCTAGCCGGATTACTAATGAGCACTCAAGAAGCACCTGAACAGAAAGAAGATGAGATTCCAGTCCCCATCGTTGACGTTATCTCTGTGACTCAAGAAACAGCATCACTGAACCTCCCCTCTTATGGTGTGGTAACGCCAAAGAACAAGACCCAATTAGTGACTGAAGTTCAGGGACGTATGTTAGCTATCTCTGAGAAATTCGTCGCCGGTGGTATTGTGAAGCGAGGCGATAAACTCGCAGAAATTGAGCCTTCAGACTATCAAGCCGATCTCATGCAAGCTCAAGCCACTCTGGCACAAGCAAAAGCTCTGCTAGATGAAGAGATTGCTCGCGGTGAAGTCGCTAAAAATGATTGGGACGGCTATGACAGCGGTCCAGCTCCCGAACTTGGGTTACGTGTCCCACAATTGAAAAAAGAACAAGCCAATGTCAAGTTTGCCGAAGCGGCACTTGCCCGTGCACAGCGTAATCTTGAGCGAACCATTATTCGCGCGCCATTCGACGGTATCATCAAGGCTAGAAATGTCGATCTTGGTCAATATGTTACCCTCGGCACCAATCTTGGCGAACTGTATGATACTCGTATAGCCGAGATACGTTTGCCTCTTGCCAACAACGAATTAGCTTATCTTGAGTCAATCGATAACCCTGACACTGAAGTCACCCTGAGCGCCGAACTTGCCGAGCGAACCGTCACTTGGGTCGGTAAAATAGTCCGCAGTGAGGGGGTCATCGATGCCGAGAATCGCATGGTGTATCTGGTCGCAGAGATCAAAGACCCCTACCTCAGAGAGCAGAAGCTGCCAGGACAACTCCCCCTTAAATACGGCAGTTTTGTCAGTGCGGTGATCAAAGGGCGTACCGTCGATGGTATCGTTAAATTACCTCGCTACATAGTTCGGGGAAATCAGGTTGCAGTGGTCCGAAATGACAACACTCTCGAGATGCGTGAAGTCAACGTGGTGCGCACAGATATCGAAAGCGTCTATATCAAAGATAGCCTTGCCGATGGCGAACGTGTTTCTCTGACCAACATCAATAATATGAGCACGGGTCAGTTGGTTAAAGTGATTGGAGAGCAAGATAACTCTAACACTGATACCGATGAGAGTAAGCCGGAGAGTACCCTAGTTGCTGCGGGTGAATTGTAA
- a CDS encoding efflux RND transporter permease subunit: protein MDSNKGIIAWFARNGVAANLLMVILLVGGLFSTVLINKEVFPSFELNYLQISVAYPGAAPQEIEEGINIKIEEAIQDISGIKKVTSVASEGFGNVTIEVEDGFDAQDILDEAKLRIDAIATFPENIEKPNIFRLKPENNVIWVSVYGDMDLHQMKELAKSIREEITALPAVTRAQVTGVRDYEISIELSEDKLREYGLSFAQVAQAVRNSSIDLPGGSIRAEDGDILLRTKGQAYTGDDFAQIVVSTRRDGSRIMLPQVATIRDDFEERLEYTRFNGKPAAIIEVLSVDDQNALDISSQVKSYIEERRATLPANAELDTWGDLTHYLKGRLNMMLSNMFYGALLVFIILALFLDLKLAFWVMMGLPVCFLGAMFIMPLEPFSLSINMLTLFAFILVLGIVVDDAIVIGESAYTEIEKHGHSLENVVKGAQKVAMPATFGVLTTIAAFMPMIMVSGPMAIIWKSIGLVVILCLAFSLVESKLILPAHLAHIKPRRPNPNPNMFVRFKTALNNKVQHFIHHKYRVFIERCIRNRYNVVATFVGVLILSIALVASGKVRWVFFPDIPSDFIQVRLEMDVGSSEANTLKVVKEIENALYTMNDKMEDQYGYPVVKHSFINMGARTSAFIFAELTKGEDRDVDGVTIADEWRKALPELISVKKLNINASTNDAGGDISFRLTSSDLEQLSLAANELKQKLRTYEGIYDISDNYSSGSHEIRLAIKPEAEALGLTLSDLASQVRYGFYGFEAQRILRNKEEVKVMVRYPLEQRRTVGHLENMMIRTPQGISVPFSTVAKIELGDSYSSITRVDGRRAITVMANANKNIVEPSKVVGEIQKDFLPYLEGKYPHISSTLDGGSADEQSAMLGLFQGFFFAMFTIYALMAVPLKSYSQPLIIMSVIPFGIIGALFGHFILGLSMSVLSLCGIVALAGVVVNDSLILVDFVNRARSQGLPLVDAAIDAGCYRFRAIILTSMTTFVGLVPIILERSLQAQIVIPMATSLAFGILFSTVVTLILVPVLYIILDDIRRTSRRFYHWWWQPKTEDIIER from the coding sequence ATGGATAGTAACAAAGGAATTATCGCTTGGTTTGCCCGTAACGGCGTGGCGGCAAACCTGCTAATGGTCATCTTGCTCGTTGGCGGACTATTTAGCACAGTATTGATTAACAAAGAAGTTTTCCCCTCTTTTGAACTCAACTATTTGCAAATATCGGTTGCCTATCCCGGTGCCGCCCCCCAAGAGATTGAGGAAGGGATCAACATCAAGATAGAGGAGGCGATTCAAGATATTAGCGGTATAAAAAAGGTCACCTCGGTCGCGAGTGAAGGTTTCGGTAATGTCACCATTGAAGTTGAGGATGGCTTCGATGCACAAGATATTCTCGATGAGGCTAAACTGCGAATCGATGCCATCGCCACCTTTCCAGAGAACATTGAAAAACCGAATATTTTCCGCCTGAAGCCAGAAAATAACGTTATCTGGGTGTCGGTCTATGGCGACATGGATCTGCATCAGATGAAAGAGTTGGCCAAATCGATACGCGAAGAGATAACCGCCCTCCCCGCAGTGACCCGAGCGCAAGTGACCGGGGTTCGTGATTATGAGATTAGTATCGAGCTTTCTGAGGATAAACTGCGCGAATATGGCTTAAGTTTCGCACAGGTCGCACAGGCGGTACGCAACTCCTCCATCGATCTACCTGGTGGCTCAATTAGAGCCGAAGATGGCGATATCCTGCTCAGAACCAAAGGCCAAGCCTATACAGGCGATGACTTTGCCCAAATCGTTGTCAGCACGCGTCGTGACGGGAGTCGCATCATGCTGCCACAGGTAGCAACGATTCGTGATGACTTTGAAGAGCGATTAGAGTACACCCGATTTAACGGTAAACCGGCAGCAATTATCGAGGTGCTTAGCGTCGATGATCAAAATGCCCTCGATATTTCATCTCAGGTAAAGAGCTATATCGAAGAGCGCCGTGCCACATTACCCGCCAATGCTGAGCTCGATACTTGGGGTGATTTAACTCACTACCTCAAAGGTCGTCTCAACATGATGTTGTCGAACATGTTTTATGGCGCCCTGCTGGTATTTATCATATTAGCGCTATTCCTCGATTTAAAATTGGCGTTTTGGGTCATGATGGGATTACCCGTCTGTTTCCTTGGTGCTATGTTTATCATGCCACTAGAACCCTTCTCGCTATCGATTAACATGCTGACGTTGTTTGCCTTTATTTTGGTGCTCGGCATAGTGGTCGATGACGCCATTGTGATCGGTGAAAGTGCCTATACCGAGATAGAAAAACATGGCCACTCGCTAGAGAATGTTGTCAAAGGAGCGCAAAAAGTTGCAATGCCCGCCACCTTTGGCGTACTGACCACCATAGCCGCCTTTATGCCAATGATCATGGTATCTGGCCCTATGGCCATTATCTGGAAGTCCATAGGTTTAGTGGTGATCCTCTGTTTAGCCTTCTCATTGGTGGAATCTAAGTTGATTTTGCCAGCCCATTTGGCGCACATCAAACCCAGACGCCCTAACCCTAACCCCAATATGTTTGTGCGCTTTAAAACGGCGCTCAATAACAAGGTGCAGCATTTTATTCACCATAAATATCGGGTGTTTATCGAGCGTTGCATTCGTAATAGATACAACGTTGTAGCGACCTTTGTTGGGGTGCTAATCCTGTCCATTGCCTTGGTAGCGAGTGGCAAAGTACGCTGGGTATTTTTCCCCGATATTCCGTCGGATTTTATTCAGGTACGACTCGAAATGGATGTCGGTAGCTCCGAAGCCAATACCCTTAAGGTGGTCAAAGAGATTGAAAATGCCCTCTATACCATGAACGATAAAATGGAAGATCAGTATGGTTACCCTGTCGTGAAGCACAGCTTCATCAACATGGGAGCCAGAACCTCAGCCTTTATTTTTGCGGAGCTTACCAAAGGTGAAGACCGAGACGTCGATGGCGTAACCATTGCTGACGAGTGGCGTAAGGCGCTGCCTGAACTCATTTCTGTCAAGAAGCTTAATATCAATGCCAGCACCAACGATGCCGGTGGGGATATTTCCTTTAGGTTAACCTCGAGCGATCTCGAGCAGCTCTCACTGGCGGCAAATGAACTTAAGCAAAAGTTGAGAACCTATGAGGGTATCTACGACATCTCCGACAACTACTCATCGGGCAGTCATGAGATCCGCTTGGCGATTAAACCCGAAGCCGAAGCGCTAGGCTTAACCCTGTCAGATCTTGCGAGCCAAGTTCGCTATGGTTTCTATGGTTTTGAAGCCCAACGTATTTTGCGTAATAAAGAGGAAGTGAAGGTGATGGTGCGCTATCCATTGGAGCAGCGCCGAACCGTGGGTCATCTGGAGAATATGATGATCCGAACCCCTCAGGGGATCTCAGTTCCCTTCTCTACCGTGGCAAAAATTGAGTTAGGCGACTCTTACTCCTCTATCACTCGTGTCGATGGCAGGCGTGCCATTACTGTCATGGCTAATGCCAATAAAAACATCGTCGAACCATCGAAAGTTGTGGGTGAAATCCAGAAGGATTTTCTGCCCTACTTAGAAGGTAAATATCCACATATATCGAGTACCTTAGATGGCGGCAGCGCAGATGAACAAAGTGCGATGCTGGGCCTATTCCAAGGCTTCTTCTTCGCCATGTTTACCATCTATGCCTTAATGGCTGTTCCGCTAAAATCATACAGCCAGCCTTTGATCATCATGTCGGTGATCCCATTTGGTATTATTGGTGCGTTGTTCGGTCATTTCATTCTCGGCCTGTCGATGAGTGTCTTGAGCCTTTGCGGAATAGTGGCGCTCGCAGGCGTTGTGGTGAATGACTCACTTATCTTGGTCGATTTTGTGAACCGAGCCAGAAGCCAAGGCTTGCCGTTAGTCGATGCAGCCATAGATGCAGGATGCTATCGTTTTAGGGCAATTATCCTCACCTCTATGACCACCTTCGTGGGCCTAGTGCCGATTATTTTGGAGCGGAGTTTGCAGGCGCAGATCGTGATACCAATGGCCACCTCGTTGGCATTCGGTATTTTGTTCTCGACTGTGGTAACACTTATTTTGGTGCCAGTGCTCTATATTATCCTCGATGATATTAGGCGAACATCTCGCCGTTTCTATCACTGGTGGTGGCAACCAAAAACAGAGGATATTATCGAGCGCTAA